The nucleotide sequence CAGGAAACGCTCAATCTTACGTGCACGGGCAACCGCTTGCTTGTCTTCTTCAGACAGCTCGTCCATACCCAGGATAGCAATGATGTCTTTCAGCTCTTTGTAACGCTGCAGGGTGCTTTGAACACCACGCGCGATTTCATAGTGCTCCTGACCAACCACCAGCGGATCCAGCATACGCGATGTCGAATCCAGTGGGTCGATCGCCGGGTACAGACCCAGAGAAGCAATCTGACGAGACAGTACAACGGTCGCATCCAGGTGGGCGAACGTGGTCGCTGGTGATGGGTCAGTCAAGTCATCCGCAGGAACGTAAACGGCCTGAACAGAGGTGATAGAACCCGTCTTCGTCGACGTGATACGCTCCTGAAGTACACCCATCTCTTCTGCAAGAGTAGGCTGGTAACCTACCGCAGATGGCATACGGCCCAGCAGTGCTGATACTTCAGTACCGGCCAGGGTATAACGATAGATGTTATCGATGAACAGCAGTACGTCACGGCCTTCATCACGGAACTTCTCAGCCATAGTCAGACCAGTCAGTGCAACGCGCAGACGGTTACCCGGTGGCTCGTTCATCTGACCGTAAACCATTGCTACTTTTGATTCTGCTGGATTTTCCAGGTTTACAACCCCGGCTTCCTGCATCTCGTAGTAGAAGTCGTTACCTTCACGGGTACGCTCACCCACACCGGCGAATACCGACAGACCTGAGTGTTTCAGGGCGATGTTGTTGATAAGTTCCATCATGTTAACGGTCTTACCTACACCCGCACCACCGAACAGGCCGATTTTACCACCCTTCGCAAATGGGCAAACCAGGTCGATAACTTTTACGCCAGTTTCCAGCAGTTCAACCGCGTTAGACTGCTCTTCATAGCTTGGTGCTGCACGGTGAATCGCGTAACGCTCTTCTTCACCGATCTCACCGCATTCGTCAATAGGCTGACCCAGAACGTTCATGATACGTCCCAGAGTCGCTGCACCTACCGGTACTTCAATTGGTCGGCCTGTGTTTTCAACAGTCAGACCACGACGCATCCCATCAGAACTACCCATGGCGATACCACGAACAACGCCGCCACCCAGCTGCTGCTGAACTTCCAGTACCAGCGTACCTTTTTCTTTGGCATCAACGTGTAGGGCATCATATACCTGTGGTACAGAGTCCTGTGGAAACTCTACGTCGACTACCGCACCGATGATCTGTACGATCTTACCTGTAGCCATCGTTAATCCTCTAAACTTATTAATTCTTTGCCTTAAACAGCAGATGCACCGGAAACGATTTCCGACAGCTCTTGTGTAATCGCCGCCTGACGGGCTTTGTTATACACAAGTTGCAGTTCGTCAATCAGATTACCTGCGTTATCCGTTGCTGCTTTCATCGCAACCATTCGGGCCGCTTGCTCACAGGCAAGGTTTTCGACCACACCCTGATAGACCTGAGATTCGACATAGCGAACCAGCAGAGTATCCAGCAGAGGTTTCGGCTCAGGCTCATAAATGTAGTCCCAAGCATGGCTGCGTTTCATTTCTTCGTCTTCTGACTTAGGCAAAGGCAGCAATTGATCGATCACTGGGGCTTGCACCATGGTATTCACAAACTTGTTGTACACCAGATACAAACGGTCCAGTTGGCCCTCATCATATTTTTTCAGCATCACACCTACAGTACCGATCAGCTCATCAACAGAAGGCTTATCACCCAAACCTGTTACCTGAGCCGCAACACGGCCACCGTAGTTGTTAAAGAAAGCCGTGGCTTTGGCACCAATCAGCGCCAGTTCAACCTCAGCTCCCTGATCTGACCAGGACTTCATCCCTGTGATCGCTTGTTTGAACAGATTGACGTTCAAACCACCACACAGACCACGGTCAGTTGAAACTATGATGTAACCTACGCGCTTGGCCTCACGCTCCTCTAAATAAGGATGCTTATATTCGAGGCTACCAAGGGCGATATGACCGATCACTTTGCGCATTGTTTGTGCGTATGGACGTGATGATTCCATAGCGTCTTGCGATTTACGCATTTTAGACGCCGCAACCATCTCCATCGCTTTAGTGATCTTCTGAGTGTTTTTCACACTACCGATCTTGTTACGTATCTCTTTTGCGCCGGCCATCGTTACTCTCCTTGAGCTGGTGATCGCATGCGATCACCAACCAATTACCAAGTCTGGGTCGCTTTGAAATCTTCAACCAGTTTCGCGAACTGGGCTTCAATTTCGTTGTTCCACGCACCCGTTTCATCAATTTGAGCTACCAGCTCAGCAAATTGACTCTTGGCGTAAGACAGTAACGCAGCTTCGAAATCTGCCAGCTTCGTCAGCTCAACATCTTTCAGGTAACCTTTCTCAGCAGAGAAAATCACCAGCGCCTGCTCGAAGACAGACATTGGCGAGTACTGCTTCTGCTTCATCAGCTCGGTAACTTTCTGACCGTGGTCCAGCTGACGCTTAGTCGCGTCGTCCAGATCAGAAGAGAACTGAGCAAAGGCCGCCAGTTCGCGGTACTGAGCCAGTGCAGTACGGATACCACCAGACAGCTTCTTGATGATCTTGGTCTGAGCAGCACCACCAACACGCGATACAGAGATACCTGGGTCAACCGCAGGACGGATACCGGCGTTGAACAGCTCTGTTTGCAGGAAGATCTGACCATCAGTGATCGAAATTACGTTGGTCGGTACGAACGCAGAAACGTCACCCGCCTGAGTTTCGATGATTGGCAGAGCCGTCAGAGAACCGGTTTTACCTTTCACTTCACCGTTGGTGAACTTTTCTACGTACTCTTCGCTCACGCGCGCAGCACGCTCCAGCAGACGGGAGTGGAGGTAGAATACGTCACCAGGGAAGGCTTCACGGCCCGGTGGACGACGCAGCAGCAGAGAGATCTGACGGTAAGCAACAGCCTGCTTAGACAGGTCATCGTATACGATCAGGGCATCTTCACCGCGGTCACGGAAGTATTCACCCATGGCACAACCAGAGTATGGCGCCAGGTATTGCAGTGCCGCTGCTTCAGAAGCAGACGCAACCACAACGATGGTGTTCTTCAGTGCACCGTGCTCTTCCAGCTTACGTACCACGTTGGCGATCGTAGAAGCTTTCTGGCCAATTGCTACATAGATAGAGTAGATACCAGAGTTTTTCTGGTTGATGATGGCATCGATCGCCAGGGCAGTTTTACCAATCTGACGGTCACCGATGATCAGCTCACGCTGGCCACGGCCGATTGGGATCATTGAGTCAACCGCTTTGTAACCAGTCTGAACAGGCTGATCAACAGATTTACGGTCGATAACACCCGGTGCGATCACTTCAACAGGAGAGAAAGTATCGGTCTCAATCGGACCTTTACCATCAATCGGCTCACCCAGAGTGTTGACCACACGACCCAGCAGGGCAGGGCCGACTGGTACTTCCAGGATACGACCGGTTGCGGTCACTTTCATGCCTTCCTGAAGGGTGGCATATGGGCCCATGACAACAGCACCAACCGAGTCACGCTCAAGGTTCAGTGCCAGTGCGTACAGGCCGCCTGGTAGTTCAATCATTTCACCTTGCATGACATCTGCAAGGCCGTGGATACGAATGATACCGTCGCTGACAGAAACGATAGTACCTTCGTTACGCGCTTCACTGGCAACGTTGAAATTTTCAATCCGTTGCTTGATCAGTGCGCTAATTTCCGTGGAATTAAGTTGCATGCTCCAATTCCCCAAATCAAGACTGCAAAGTATCGTTCAGACGGGCAAGTTTGCCACGTACTGACTGATCGATGACTAAGTCTCCGGCTCTAATTACAACCCCGGCAATCAGGGTCTCGTCTACACTGCAGTTCAGCTTAACCTTGCGCGCCAGACGCTGTTCCAGCTTACTGATGATTGCACTCATTTGACCTTCGTCCAGAGTGACCGCAGAGATCACATTGGCTTCGATGGTTTTTTCCAGCTCATCTTTCAAGAACAGGAACTGAGTACAGACTTCAGGAAGAATTTTCAGGCGTCCGTTTTCTGCCATCACCTTAATCAGGTTCTGGCCGGCGTCGTTGAGTTGCTCGCCACACACTGACAGAAAGATTTCCGTCAGCTTGTCCGCCGCATAACCGCCATCCAGTACATCCTGAATGGTGTCGTTTTTGGCGACTTCCGAAGCAAAGGTGAGCATTTCTGACCACTGGGCCAGCTCACCTTTCTCAACCGCATAATCAAAGGCTGCTTTAGCGTAGGGGCGTGCGATAGTAGTCATTTCCGACATGGTGCTTGCCCCTTCTATTACAGTTCTGCAGTGACTTTGTTAAGAACATCAGCGTGAGCGTCTTTATCGATAGTACGCCCAATGATTTTCTCAGCACCAATCACAGCCAGAGTTGCAACTTGTTTTCTTAGGTCATCGCGCGCGCGATTCCGTTCTGCATCAATTTCAGCACGACCTTGATTCAGAATTTTTTCACGCTCGGCCGTCGCTTCCGCTTTGGCCTCTTCGATGATTTGAGCTTTACGCTTGTTCGCTTGCTCAATCAGTTCAGTTGCAGTACGTTTTGCTTCTTTCAGTTGATCAGAAGCATTAGCCTGCGCCAGGTTGAGATCTTTGGCAGCGCGATCCGCTGCTGCCAAACCGTCAGCAATTTTTTTCTGACGCTCTTCAATCGCTTCCATGATTGGTGGCCATACATATTTCATGCAGAAGACCACAAACAGGAAAAACGCGATAGCCTGACCCAGTAATGTTGCATTCATATTCACAACGGCATCTCCTTAAACAGGGTAGCTATGGGTCCGTTACGTTCGCGGATTAACCAGCCAGTTGTCCAACGAATGGGTTCGCGAATGTGAATAGCAGAGCGATTACGATACCGATCATTGGAACCGCATCCAGCAGACCTGCGATGATGAACATCTTAACTTGCAGCATAGGAGCCATTTCAGGTTGACGAGCAGCGCCTTCCAGGAACTTACCACCCAGCAGGGCGAAACCAATCGCAGTACCCAGGGCAGCAAGACCTACAATGATGCCCACGGCAATTGCAGAAAAGCTTAGTAAAGTTTCCATCACTATCTCCAGTTTATTGTTGTCGGCCTAAATGCCAGTAAATAAAAATAAAATTGTTTACGTATTAATGATTGTCTTCGTGGGCCTGAGACAGGTACACGATGGTCAGCATCATAAACACGAAAGATTGAATCGTAATGACCAGGATGTGGAAAATTGCCCACGGAACCGAGCCCAGCCATTGTGCCCACCACGGCATCAGCGCCGCGATAAGAATAAACACCACCTCACCGGCGAACATGTTACCGAACAGACGCATGCCGAGAGAAATAGGCTTCGCCAGCAGCGAAACTACTTCCAGTAGCAGGTTGAACGGAATCATAACCGGGTGATTGAACGGGTGCAGTGCCAG is from Photobacterium sp. TLY01 and encodes:
- the atpE gene encoding F0F1 ATP synthase subunit C; the protein is METLLSFSAIAVGIIVGLAALGTAIGFALLGGKFLEGAARQPEMAPMLQVKMFIIAGLLDAVPMIGIVIALLFTFANPFVGQLAG
- the atpA gene encoding F0F1 ATP synthase subunit alpha codes for the protein MQLNSTEISALIKQRIENFNVASEARNEGTIVSVSDGIIRIHGLADVMQGEMIELPGGLYALALNLERDSVGAVVMGPYATLQEGMKVTATGRILEVPVGPALLGRVVNTLGEPIDGKGPIETDTFSPVEVIAPGVIDRKSVDQPVQTGYKAVDSMIPIGRGQRELIIGDRQIGKTALAIDAIINQKNSGIYSIYVAIGQKASTIANVVRKLEEHGALKNTIVVVASASEAAALQYLAPYSGCAMGEYFRDRGEDALIVYDDLSKQAVAYRQISLLLRRPPGREAFPGDVFYLHSRLLERAARVSEEYVEKFTNGEVKGKTGSLTALPIIETQAGDVSAFVPTNVISITDGQIFLQTELFNAGIRPAVDPGISVSRVGGAAQTKIIKKLSGGIRTALAQYRELAAFAQFSSDLDDATKRQLDHGQKVTELMKQKQYSPMSVFEQALVIFSAEKGYLKDVELTKLADFEAALLSYAKSQFAELVAQIDETGAWNNEIEAQFAKLVEDFKATQTW
- the atpG gene encoding F0F1 ATP synthase subunit gamma, translating into MAGAKEIRNKIGSVKNTQKITKAMEMVAASKMRKSQDAMESSRPYAQTMRKVIGHIALGSLEYKHPYLEEREAKRVGYIIVSTDRGLCGGLNVNLFKQAITGMKSWSDQGAEVELALIGAKATAFFNNYGGRVAAQVTGLGDKPSVDELIGTVGVMLKKYDEGQLDRLYLVYNKFVNTMVQAPVIDQLLPLPKSEDEEMKRSHAWDYIYEPEPKPLLDTLLVRYVESQVYQGVVENLACEQAARMVAMKAATDNAGNLIDELQLVYNKARQAAITQELSEIVSGASAV
- the atpH gene encoding F0F1 ATP synthase subunit delta, with protein sequence MSEMTTIARPYAKAAFDYAVEKGELAQWSEMLTFASEVAKNDTIQDVLDGGYAADKLTEIFLSVCGEQLNDAGQNLIKVMAENGRLKILPEVCTQFLFLKDELEKTIEANVISAVTLDEGQMSAIISKLEQRLARKVKLNCSVDETLIAGVVIRAGDLVIDQSVRGKLARLNDTLQS
- the atpD gene encoding F0F1 ATP synthase subunit beta, whose protein sequence is MATGKIVQIIGAVVDVEFPQDSVPQVYDALHVDAKEKGTLVLEVQQQLGGGVVRGIAMGSSDGMRRGLTVENTGRPIEVPVGAATLGRIMNVLGQPIDECGEIGEEERYAIHRAAPSYEEQSNAVELLETGVKVIDLVCPFAKGGKIGLFGGAGVGKTVNMMELINNIALKHSGLSVFAGVGERTREGNDFYYEMQEAGVVNLENPAESKVAMVYGQMNEPPGNRLRVALTGLTMAEKFRDEGRDVLLFIDNIYRYTLAGTEVSALLGRMPSAVGYQPTLAEEMGVLQERITSTKTGSITSVQAVYVPADDLTDPSPATTFAHLDATVVLSRQIASLGLYPAIDPLDSTSRMLDPLVVGQEHYEIARGVQSTLQRYKELKDIIAILGMDELSEEDKQAVARARKIERFLTQPYHVAQVFTGDPGIYVPLKDTLRSFKGLLAGEYDDIPEQAFMYCGAIEDALENAKKL
- the atpF gene encoding F0F1 ATP synthase subunit B, yielding MNMNATLLGQAIAFFLFVVFCMKYVWPPIMEAIEERQKKIADGLAAADRAAKDLNLAQANASDQLKEAKRTATELIEQANKRKAQIIEEAKAEATAEREKILNQGRAEIDAERNRARDDLRKQVATLAVIGAEKIIGRTIDKDAHADVLNKVTAEL